A genomic window from Exiguobacterium acetylicum DSM 20416 includes:
- a CDS encoding CPBP family intramembrane glutamic endopeptidase — protein sequence MYLFVNGFLLGLLVVLSIIAAVRPVDLTIVHRKEFYPSMVQSSGILCLLLVGGTLISGTLLPEIGLTFFVPSGPVWYATIGLIVLLCIVLLLTATVPAFRKRLLPLYQSEAERLILPRTKEERTGFQMVALMAGVTEELIYRGFLFHALGLFLPFSDVSFVWIGAILFGVAHRYQGWFAILVTGLIGAGFGYLYLALETLWPLIIIHVLIDLVAVYIYKDDVNS from the coding sequence ATGTATCTCTTCGTAAATGGTTTTTTACTCGGATTGCTCGTCGTCCTTTCGATCATCGCAGCGGTCCGTCCGGTCGATTTGACGATCGTTCACCGCAAGGAATTCTACCCCTCGATGGTCCAGTCGAGCGGGATTTTATGTCTGTTGCTCGTCGGTGGCACGCTGATTAGCGGTACGCTGTTGCCGGAAATCGGGTTGACGTTTTTTGTCCCAAGTGGTCCTGTCTGGTACGCGACGATCGGACTGATCGTCTTGCTTTGCATCGTCTTGCTTTTGACGGCGACCGTTCCAGCATTTCGCAAACGTTTGCTACCGCTCTATCAAAGTGAGGCGGAACGACTGATTCTGCCGCGAACGAAAGAGGAACGGACCGGGTTCCAAATGGTCGCACTGATGGCAGGGGTGACGGAAGAATTGATCTATCGCGGGTTTCTCTTTCATGCGCTCGGATTATTTTTACCGTTTTCAGACGTCAGCTTCGTCTGGATCGGTGCCATCCTGTTCGGGGTCGCCCATCGTTATCAAGGGTGGTTCGCGATTCTCGTCACGGGGCTGATTGGGGCGGGGTTCGGCTACTTATACCTAGCACTTGAGACGCTCTGGCCACTGATCATCATCCATGTCTTGATTGATCTCGTTGCCGTCTACATCTACAAGGACGATGTTAATTCCTGA
- a CDS encoding SMI1/KNR4 family protein, with translation MPFWDEELQEETMISVKETDIKRIEQAVNGSLPVRYLEQIQEQNGGAPEAMAVMVEFENTWSDEETGLHLPLRSMSSLTFERYLDELSILREWDVEGNVMMFAEGEGSYFWYFHFSETAEPTVWCLDISVAETHFVATTYDEWLTKLSSDVPEVVMPDVVFLTLPEIKDILRGDDENEKLLAYSHWMILDEEQEELIEAFMTLIERNDQPDFLDSYAYYLMEVLTNNPELLEQKRDDVTTLILSKGDDLDAEDLLSWMDEEVDEKF, from the coding sequence ATGCCATTTTGGGATGAAGAATTACAGGAAGAAACGATGATTTCAGTCAAAGAAACAGACATTAAACGAATCGAGCAAGCCGTCAACGGTTCACTCCCCGTCCGTTACCTCGAACAAATCCAGGAACAAAACGGCGGTGCTCCGGAAGCCATGGCCGTGATGGTCGAGTTTGAGAATACATGGTCGGACGAAGAAACTGGATTGCATCTCCCACTCCGCTCCATGTCGTCATTGACATTCGAACGGTATCTAGACGAATTGTCGATCCTCCGGGAATGGGACGTCGAAGGAAACGTCATGATGTTCGCGGAAGGCGAAGGTAGCTATTTTTGGTACTTCCATTTCTCGGAAACTGCCGAGCCAACTGTCTGGTGCCTCGATATTTCTGTCGCAGAAACACATTTTGTCGCAACGACCTATGACGAATGGTTAACGAAGCTGAGTAGCGATGTTCCGGAAGTCGTCATGCCAGATGTCGTATTTCTGACGTTACCTGAAATCAAGGACATTCTCCGTGGAGATGACGAGAATGAAAAACTCCTCGCCTACTCCCACTGGATGATTCTCGATGAAGAACAGGAAGAACTGATCGAAGCGTTCATGACACTGATCGAACGAAACGATCAGCCTGATTTCCTTGACTCGTATGCGTATTACCTCATGGAAGTCTTGACGAACAACCCGGAGTTATTAGAACAGAAACGAGATGACGTCACGACCTTGATCCTCAGTAAAGGTGACGATCTCGATGCAGAAGACTTACTATCTTGGATGGATGAAGAGGTAGACGAAAAGTTCTGA
- a CDS encoding DUF2922 family protein, translating to MEHTIVLTFDTVTKKPYRLRIAGAKENATVAEIKAIGDLFVAHDPFMNGVTRLASAELQNSSESAFVL from the coding sequence ATGGAACATACGATCGTCCTGACGTTCGATACGGTGACGAAAAAGCCGTATCGCTTACGGATCGCTGGTGCGAAGGAGAATGCGACCGTGGCTGAGATCAAAGCAATCGGTGACTTGTTCGTCGCCCATGACCCGTTCATGAACGGTGTCACACGTCTCGCGTCCGCTGAATTGCAAAACAGTTCGGAATCGGCATTCGTCTTGTAA
- a CDS encoding lytic transglycosylase domain-containing protein, which produces MRKVFRISILFVLFALIVSSFIYWQNRERVQNEMYRTYYGQHGVPAENIDIYEQAAARYGIDWKLLASIHRVETIFSNSSAMQSSVGAIGPFQFMPKTWVGWGYEGGTSLGDIEHDGIDVTDPEAIKKYGGLGVDADGDGKADPTSLVDSAHTAAKYLKQHDVAETSDRDTLATALFEYNRSEQYVSDVLAQYDRYQQHVEAIDANDPDLKKKTLAFFLRISSRLTN; this is translated from the coding sequence ATGCGAAAAGTTTTTCGAATCAGCATCTTGTTCGTACTGTTCGCCCTCATCGTCAGTAGCTTTATCTACTGGCAAAATCGGGAACGTGTTCAAAATGAAATGTATCGTACGTATTATGGACAGCATGGCGTACCTGCCGAGAACATCGACATCTACGAACAAGCCGCGGCACGTTACGGCATCGACTGGAAGCTACTCGCCTCCATTCATCGCGTCGAGACGATCTTCTCGAACTCGTCAGCGATGCAATCGTCCGTTGGCGCCATCGGTCCGTTCCAATTCATGCCGAAAACATGGGTCGGTTGGGGATACGAAGGTGGCACGTCGCTCGGAGACATCGAGCATGACGGCATCGACGTGACAGACCCGGAAGCCATCAAGAAATATGGTGGTCTTGGAGTGGACGCGGACGGCGACGGGAAAGCCGATCCGACGAGTCTCGTCGACAGCGCCCACACGGCGGCAAAATACCTGAAACAACACGATGTCGCAGAGACATCCGACCGAGACACGCTCGCGACAGCACTGTTTGAATACAATCGCAGTGAACAATATGTCTCTGACGTGCTCGCCCAATATGATCGTTACCAACAACATGTCGAGGCGATCGATGCGAACGACCCCGACCTCAAGAAGAAGACACTCGCATTCTTCCTTCGCATCAGCTCACGTTTGACCAATTAA
- a CDS encoding ABC transporter permease subunit has protein sequence MSRELLKVEWQKVKQQKMVWVLLCFVFIVGLIFSFSRMGLPGTERTNAPFEGKLTKDFVEQAREGKKRVTKDGITKAEQDEYGIYLQVLKANGRHQSQSQRVDELRQEARSATSDIKKRKLEQEASLLAKIDYQHVGNYRTLDQFIVFLGVGGFALLAIVLTLVTATSYSREAQTGMLQLLYSSKHGRKDVLTAKLTLSILLVTGIILVYNIVQWLLFFRQSSGWELPIQFNYHDSPYPLTFGQLYLLAILMQWLVGISLVMTFTFFSLLVRHVLAVLILASIWLISPFVLEKFVGGIMASETIRSLLLLTQGQSLMVFVLFKDYLAISVFGQPITLPVVVIASSIATILLFGWGCYKLVSRQSA, from the coding sequence ATGAGTCGCGAGTTATTGAAGGTGGAATGGCAAAAGGTAAAGCAACAAAAGATGGTCTGGGTTCTCCTGTGCTTTGTGTTTATCGTCGGTCTGATTTTTTCGTTTAGTCGGATGGGCTTACCTGGGACGGAACGAACGAATGCACCGTTTGAAGGAAAATTGACGAAGGACTTCGTAGAACAGGCAAGAGAAGGAAAAAAGCGTGTAACAAAGGATGGGATTACGAAAGCAGAACAGGACGAATACGGGATATATTTGCAGGTTCTGAAGGCGAATGGACGGCATCAGTCGCAATCGCAACGTGTCGACGAATTGCGTCAAGAAGCGCGCTCTGCGACATCTGACATCAAAAAACGAAAACTCGAACAAGAAGCGTCGTTGCTTGCGAAAATTGATTATCAACACGTTGGCAACTACCGGACGCTTGATCAATTCATCGTATTTCTCGGTGTCGGAGGATTTGCGTTGTTGGCGATCGTCTTGACGTTAGTAACCGCGACGAGTTACTCGCGCGAAGCGCAGACCGGGATGTTGCAACTGCTCTATAGTTCAAAGCATGGTCGCAAAGACGTCCTGACGGCAAAATTAACACTCTCGATCCTGCTCGTCACTGGCATCATCCTCGTTTACAATATCGTGCAGTGGCTCTTATTTTTCCGTCAGTCGAGCGGCTGGGAGTTACCGATTCAGTTTAACTATCATGATTCTCCATATCCGTTGACATTCGGGCAACTGTATCTGCTCGCTATTTTGATGCAGTGGCTGGTCGGCATCTCATTAGTCATGACGTTCACGTTTTTCTCATTACTCGTCCGACATGTCCTCGCTGTTCTGATACTCGCATCGATCTGGCTGATTAGTCCGTTCGTGCTCGAGAAGTTCGTCGGAGGCATCATGGCTAGCGAAACGATTCGGTCACTTCTCCTCCTGACACAAGGACAATCATTGATGGTGTTCGTATTGTTTAAGGATTACCTTGCTATATCGGTGTTTGGGCAACCCATTACTTTACCAGTAGTCGTCATCGCCAGTAGCATCGCGACGATCCTCTTGTTCGGCTGGGGTTGTTACAAGCTGGTCTCTCGCCAGTCCGCCTAA
- a CDS encoding ATP-binding cassette domain-containing protein, translating into MKLEIEQLSKIYPNRKQALQEITLTLEAGVYALFGENGAGKTTLMKILAGLLRPSQGVIRVDGHVVSPLEETYRERIGYLPQETPLYGDFTATQFLTYLATVKGVPKSDITSRVEQALIDVNLLEQKNQKLRRFSGGMKRRIGIAQLLLNDPDFLIIDEPTAGLDLKERIHFRNVIATIARKRIVLLSTHIVSDVGSIAKEIILMQQGKIIRQANPYTLLDEIATSIWSVDVSDETLLVLQETYQMGAIHQTRSGKKRVRIISSDRPHPDAVQEEPQLEDLYLYHLDERMRGA; encoded by the coding sequence ATGAAACTAGAAATCGAACAGTTATCAAAAATCTATCCGAATCGAAAACAGGCGTTGCAGGAGATCACGTTGACGCTAGAAGCCGGAGTGTATGCCTTGTTCGGTGAAAATGGAGCAGGGAAGACGACGTTGATGAAGATTCTCGCTGGACTGTTACGTCCATCGCAAGGGGTGATTCGAGTCGACGGTCACGTCGTCTCACCACTAGAAGAAACGTACCGCGAACGAATCGGGTATTTGCCGCAGGAGACACCGCTTTACGGTGATTTCACGGCAACACAGTTTTTAACGTACTTGGCAACGGTCAAGGGCGTTCCTAAATCCGACATCACCTCTCGCGTTGAACAAGCCTTGATCGATGTGAATTTGCTAGAACAAAAAAATCAGAAACTACGCCGCTTCTCAGGTGGAATGAAGCGACGGATCGGTATCGCGCAACTACTGTTGAACGACCCGGACTTTCTGATCATCGATGAACCGACGGCAGGGCTTGATCTAAAAGAACGGATTCATTTTCGGAACGTCATCGCGACGATTGCGCGAAAACGAATCGTCTTACTGTCGACACATATCGTCTCGGACGTCGGGTCGATCGCAAAGGAAATCATCCTGATGCAGCAAGGGAAGATCATCCGCCAAGCTAATCCTTATACCTTGCTCGATGAGATCGCGACCTCGATCTGGTCCGTCGATGTATCGGACGAGACATTACTCGTCTTGCAGGAGACGTACCAAATGGGTGCGATTCACCAAACGCGGTCTGGTAAAAAACGCGTCCGGATCATCTCATCCGATCGACCGCATCCAGATGCGGTTCAGGAAGAGCCGCAACTAGAAGATTTATACCTTTATCACTTAGATGAACGGATGCGTGGCGCGTGA
- a CDS encoding ABC transporter ATP-binding protein, with amino-acid sequence MLEVKGLQKRYGRKKQVLRDVTFSVGLNEVTCLIGLNGEGKSTILKAILGLIPVDAGTVTVDGKTSRDQIAFVPDLQTMPSYMTIGQALAYMADHYPDWNQETAERLLQTFQLFTTDKMANLSKGNKAKFNLVLGFALDRPYILLDEPLAGIDLFMKEQIAWIFSSEFMEGRSILMTTHEIAEVEQVIDRVLFLRDGKIVEVKETDELRGRHHQSVQDRMREVYQG; translated from the coding sequence GTGCTTGAAGTGAAGGGGCTACAAAAACGATATGGACGAAAAAAGCAGGTCTTACGTGACGTGACGTTCTCTGTCGGTCTAAACGAAGTGACGTGTCTGATCGGCTTGAACGGGGAGGGGAAGTCGACGATTTTAAAAGCAATTCTCGGTCTGATTCCGGTAGATGCCGGGACGGTGACGGTCGACGGCAAAACATCGCGCGACCAGATCGCGTTCGTGCCTGATCTCCAGACGATGCCGAGCTACATGACGATCGGACAAGCGCTCGCGTATATGGCGGATCATTATCCAGACTGGAATCAAGAGACAGCAGAACGATTGCTGCAGACGTTCCAGCTGTTTACGACGGATAAAATGGCGAACTTATCAAAAGGGAATAAGGCGAAGTTTAATCTCGTCTTAGGATTCGCCCTCGATCGACCGTACATATTACTCGACGAACCGCTCGCGGGAATCGATCTCTTCATGAAGGAACAGATCGCTTGGATTTTCTCAAGTGAGTTCATGGAAGGACGGAGCATCCTGATGACGACTCACGAAATTGCTGAGGTCGAGCAGGTGATTGACCGAGTGTTATTCTTACGGGACGGGAAGATCGTCGAAGTCAAAGAGACGGATGAGTTACGTGGCCGTCATCATCAATCGGTCCAAGACCGGATGCGGGAGGTATATCAAGGATGA
- a CDS encoding DUF1643 domain-containing protein, translating to MTPADSSELLIEESSIRVQTTFDRDKTKRYLRSYIFDDIAEGTHVAALIYTPRTTDAFLSGTTTQRAYNLMKKYVSDPVKQYDIISLMPDLLVSEDLPFAQASFDETNYEFVAKTLAEVKAKNGVVLCGWGSPGRLMHHLPAYEELFEQYADILYCSGITNKGEPNHLRLTMDDSPMITYNDMKQKAKKLRRK from the coding sequence ATGACACCAGCCGATTCTTCCGAACTCTTGATTGAGGAATCGTCGATCCGCGTCCAAACGACGTTTGATCGAGACAAGACGAAACGCTATTTACGCAGCTACATCTTTGACGACATCGCAGAAGGTACGCACGTCGCCGCTTTAATCTACACACCTCGGACGACGGATGCCTTTCTCTCTGGAACGACGACACAACGTGCGTACAATTTGATGAAGAAGTATGTCAGTGACCCCGTCAAACAATATGACATCATCAGTTTGATGCCGGACCTGCTCGTCAGCGAGGATCTGCCGTTCGCGCAAGCGAGCTTCGATGAGACGAACTACGAGTTCGTCGCGAAGACACTTGCTGAGGTCAAAGCGAAAAATGGCGTCGTCCTCTGTGGCTGGGGGTCGCCTGGTCGCCTGATGCACCACCTGCCGGCATATGAGGAACTGTTTGAGCAGTATGCCGACATCCTCTATTGCTCCGGCATCACGAACAAAGGCGAACCGAACCATCTGCGCTTGACGATGGACGATAGCCCGATGATTACGTACAACGACATGAAACAAAAAGCGAAAAAATTGCGTCGTAAATGA